One Deinococcus humi genomic window carries:
- a CDS encoding DUF1801 domain-containing protein, whose protein sequence is MNRIRAVFQRVCQGTPERVLSLRGRNMGKADVSADQSASELISEKIAQLGDWRGATLGRMRQLIHEADPGVTETWKWGGTPVWEHDGVLCTGETYRKAVKLTFAQGASLDDPDGLFNASLEGKTRRAIDIHEGELPDEAAFRALIQQAVRFNGARKAKRT, encoded by the coding sequence GTGAACCGGATTCGGGCGGTCTTTCAACGCGTCTGTCAGGGCACGCCAGAGCGGGTGCTCAGCCTCCGAGGGAGAAATATGGGCAAGGCAGACGTGAGCGCAGACCAGTCGGCGTCAGAACTCATCTCGGAGAAAATCGCGCAGCTCGGCGACTGGCGCGGCGCGACCCTGGGCAGAATGCGGCAGCTGATCCACGAAGCGGACCCGGGAGTGACCGAGACCTGGAAGTGGGGCGGCACGCCAGTCTGGGAGCATGACGGCGTCCTGTGTACCGGCGAAACGTACCGGAAAGCCGTCAAGCTGACCTTCGCGCAGGGCGCCTCCCTGGACGATCCGGACGGGCTGTTCAATGCCAGCCTGGAGGGCAAGACGCGCCGTGCCATTGACATCCACGAGGGCGAGCTACCGGACGAAGCCGCCTTCAGGGCGCTCATTCAGCAGGCGGTGAGGTTCAACGGCGCGAGAAAAGCAAAACGTACCTGA
- the odhB gene encoding 2-oxoglutarate dehydrogenase complex dihydrolipoyllysine-residue succinyltransferase, translating into MADIKVPVFSESVSEGTLLTWHKQPGEAVKRGDVLAEIETDKVVLEVTAQADGVLQSIARNEGDTVLSEEVLGVMGDAGSAPAAQASATKATEEETSGPIPDEQSAGGTAVHPDSTGTQPAAQGTQRREDLSPAVRKVVTENNLDASQIPATGPRGNITKQDAVVAAQGGGTYQGPQSAAAPAGLQPTQETAKATPAPATPAPAAQAPSGPRAEQRVPMTRIRARIAERLKEVQNTAALLTTFNEVNMQPSMDLRKKYQDQFVAKHGVKLGFMSLFVRAATEALKAFPLVNASIDGKDIIYHGFYDIGIAVASERGLVVPILRDTDGMSLATIEKEIAGFAAKARSGKLTMEDMSGGTFSITNGGTFGSMMSTPIINAPQSAILGMHNIIERPIAQNGQVVIAPMMYLALSYDHRIIDGKEAVQFLVMIKNLLEDPARMLLEL; encoded by the coding sequence ATGGCGGACATCAAAGTTCCTGTTTTTTCCGAATCGGTCAGCGAGGGTACGCTGCTGACCTGGCACAAGCAACCTGGCGAGGCGGTCAAGCGCGGCGACGTACTGGCCGAGATCGAGACCGACAAGGTGGTGCTGGAGGTCACGGCGCAGGCCGACGGCGTGCTGCAGAGCATTGCCAGGAACGAGGGCGACACGGTGCTCAGCGAGGAGGTGCTGGGGGTGATGGGCGACGCCGGGAGCGCACCCGCTGCCCAGGCTTCTGCCACGAAAGCGACTGAGGAAGAGACGAGCGGCCCGATTCCCGACGAGCAGAGCGCGGGCGGCACCGCCGTCCACCCCGACAGCACCGGCACTCAGCCCGCGGCCCAGGGAACGCAGCGGCGTGAGGACCTCTCCCCCGCCGTCCGCAAGGTGGTGACCGAGAACAATCTGGACGCCTCGCAGATTCCGGCCACCGGCCCGCGCGGCAACATCACCAAGCAGGACGCGGTGGTGGCTGCACAGGGCGGCGGCACCTATCAGGGGCCTCAGTCGGCGGCGGCCCCCGCAGGCCTTCAGCCCACCCAGGAGACGGCGAAGGCCACCCCGGCGCCAGCTACCCCAGCTCCAGCGGCCCAGGCTCCCAGCGGCCCCAGGGCCGAGCAGCGCGTGCCCATGACCCGGATCCGCGCCCGAATCGCCGAGCGCCTCAAGGAAGTGCAGAACACGGCGGCGCTGCTGACCACCTTCAACGAGGTCAACATGCAGCCCAGCATGGACCTGCGCAAGAAGTACCAGGACCAGTTCGTCGCCAAGCACGGCGTCAAGCTGGGCTTCATGAGCCTGTTCGTGCGCGCCGCCACCGAGGCGCTGAAAGCCTTCCCGCTGGTCAATGCCAGCATTGACGGCAAGGACATCATCTATCACGGCTTCTACGACATCGGCATCGCGGTGGCCAGCGAGCGCGGTCTGGTCGTGCCGATCCTGCGCGACACCGATGGCATGAGCCTGGCAACGATTGAGAAAGAAATTGCAGGCTTTGCCGCGAAGGCCCGCAGCGGCAAGCTGACCATGGAGGACATGAGCGGCGGCACGTTCTCGATCACCAACGGCGGCACTTTTGGCAGCATGATGAGCACCCCGATCATCAATGCCCCGCAGAGCGCCATCCTGGGCATGCACAACATCATCGAGCGGCCCATCGCCCAGAATGGTCAGGTGGTGATCGCGCCGATGATGTACCTGGCGCTGTCGTATGACCACCGCATCATCGACGGCAAGGAAGCCGTGCAGTTCCTGGTCATGATCAAGAACCTGCTGGAAGACCCGGCGCGCATGTTGCTGGAGCTGTAA
- a CDS encoding DedA family protein — MVDWIQNLMDSLGYLGIVLLMVLENVFPPIPSELILPSAGFAASRGDLSFVGVVLAGTLGSVVGTLPLYFIGRVFSEERVVAWADKHGKWLALSGDDIRKADDWFDRHGPKAVLFGRMVPGIRSLLSLPAGMSGMPLPTFLLYSAIGSALWASVLTGAGYLLGDHYDKVGEYIGPASTVIVVGLVVAAAVWILGRRHRAATQREDRNSGQN; from the coding sequence ATGGTGGACTGGATTCAAAACCTGATGGACAGCCTGGGCTACCTGGGCATCGTGCTGCTAATGGTCCTGGAGAACGTGTTTCCGCCGATTCCTAGCGAGCTGATTCTGCCCTCGGCAGGTTTCGCGGCGTCACGCGGTGACCTCAGCTTTGTGGGCGTGGTGCTGGCGGGAACGCTGGGCAGCGTCGTGGGCACCCTGCCGCTGTACTTCATCGGGCGCGTGTTCAGCGAGGAGCGGGTGGTGGCCTGGGCCGACAAGCATGGCAAGTGGCTGGCCCTGAGCGGCGACGACATCCGCAAGGCCGACGACTGGTTTGACCGCCATGGCCCGAAGGCGGTGCTCTTCGGGCGGATGGTGCCGGGCATTCGTAGCCTGCTGAGCCTGCCGGCAGGCATGAGCGGTATGCCGCTGCCCACCTTCTTGCTGTACAGCGCCATCGGCTCGGCGCTGTGGGCCAGCGTGCTGACCGGCGCGGGGTACCTGCTGGGGGACCATTACGACAAGGTGGGTGAGTACATCGGCCCGGCCTCCACCGTGATCGTCGTCGGTCTGGTGGTGGCCGCTGCCGTCTGGATCCTGGGGCGGCGGCACAGGGCCGCAACTCAGCGTGAGGACCGCAACAGCGGTCAGAACTAA
- a CDS encoding phosphoribosyltransferase family protein, whose protein sequence is MTQANQEVTVKIGGVTRTLPSARVGSMGRVPLVEFIGDSEFTKAVASEMLVMIPDGTEVLLTVVTNALPLAHELSHQSGLPYECVRKKRRPYMQDPIIQDAPSMTLGVAETFWLDSPHAARLKGKRVAIVQDVISSGGTAQTLARIVERSGGTVSGYLAAFRQGESALSLPFKYLEKLPARI, encoded by the coding sequence ATGACCCAGGCCAATCAGGAAGTGACCGTGAAGATCGGCGGCGTGACGAGGACCCTGCCCAGCGCGCGGGTGGGCAGCATGGGACGCGTGCCGCTGGTGGAGTTCATCGGGGACAGCGAGTTCACCAAGGCGGTGGCCAGTGAGATGTTGGTCATGATCCCGGACGGCACCGAGGTGCTGCTGACGGTGGTGACCAACGCCCTGCCGCTGGCCCACGAACTCAGCCACCAGAGCGGCCTGCCATACGAGTGCGTCCGCAAGAAGCGGCGCCCGTACATGCAGGACCCGATCATCCAGGACGCACCCAGCATGACCCTGGGTGTGGCCGAGACTTTCTGGCTGGACAGCCCGCATGCCGCCCGCCTGAAGGGAAAGCGGGTGGCCATCGTGCAGGACGTGATCTCCAGCGGCGGCACTGCCCAGACGCTGGCGCGCATCGTCGAACGCTCGGGCGGCACGGTCAGCGGCTATCTGGCCGCCTTCCGCCAGGGCGAGAGCGCCCTGAGCCTGCCCTTCAAGTACCTGGAAAAGCTGCCCGCCCGCATTTGA
- a CDS encoding phosphoribosyltransferase family protein, giving the protein MKTHTVQVGDVTRELPIVEVAPGVNVALFNMLGDTEVTEAAGKALARLLPADIDVLVTPEVKALSLAHVISRESGKPYIVIRKTQKPYMVEPVAREVISITTGIPQLLVLDGFDVSKVRNRKVAIVDDVVSSGGTLHSLRQIIDEVGGEVAAVLAVFTEGEEREEVTALGHLPLFPGA; this is encoded by the coding sequence GGACGTGACCCGTGAACTGCCCATCGTGGAGGTCGCTCCAGGCGTGAATGTGGCGCTGTTCAATATGCTGGGCGACACCGAGGTCACCGAAGCCGCTGGCAAGGCGCTGGCCCGGCTGCTGCCCGCAGACATTGACGTGCTGGTGACCCCCGAGGTCAAGGCACTGTCGCTGGCGCACGTCATCAGCCGCGAGTCCGGCAAGCCGTACATCGTGATCCGCAAGACGCAGAAGCCCTACATGGTGGAACCGGTGGCGCGTGAGGTGATCAGCATCACCACCGGCATTCCGCAGTTGCTGGTGCTCGACGGTTTCGATGTGTCCAAGGTCCGAAACCGCAAGGTGGCCATCGTAGACGACGTGGTCTCCAGCGGCGGCACCCTGCACTCCTTGCGGCAGATCATTGACGAGGTAGGCGGCGAGGTGGCCGCCGTACTGGCGGTCTTCACCGAGGGTGAGGAGCGCGAGGAGGTTACGGCGCTGGGCCACCTGCCCCTGTTTCCGGGGGCCTGA